AAAAAATATAGTTGGGGAGGTACGAATGAGCACTTACATCATGATATCGATTATCCTCGTGCTGGTGGCTGGAGGTGCCGGCTACGCCGTCGGCAACATCCTGCGCAAGAGGCTTTCTGATTCTCTCGTTGCCAATGCCGAGGTTACGGCCGCAAAGGTCGTCGAGGACGCCAAGCGCGAGGCAGAGGTCATCACCAAGGAAGCCGCGGTCCAGGCCAAGGACGAGGTTTACCAGGCAAAGGCGGAGTTTGAGCGGGAGACCAAAGAGAAACGGCGGGACCTGCAGGCCCTCGAGAAGAGGCTGCAGCAAAAGGAAGAAAATCTCGACAAGAAGGCGGACGTACTCGATCAGCGCGACGCCGATTTTCTGAAGCGTGAGCAGTCGATGGGGCAGCGCGAGCAGGGGCTGACCGTAAAGCAGCAGGAGCTTGTTCAGAAGGAAGAGAATCTGGATGTCCTGGTGGCCGAGCAGCGCGCCCGCCTGGAGCAGATAAGCGGCATGACCTCCGCGGAGGCGAAGAAGGTCCTCATGGACGCCATGGAGGACGAGGCGAAGCTCGACGCCGCGAAGCGGATCAAGCTCATGGAGGAAGAGGCGAAGGAGACCGCTGACAAGAAGTCGAAGGAGATCCTGGCGCTCGCCATGCAGCGCTACGCCGGCGAGTACGTGGCCGAGCGTTCCGTCTCCGTCGTCGCGCTTCCTTCCGACGAGATGAAGGGGCGCATCATCGGGCGCGAAGGGCGCAACATCAGGGCGCTCGAGGCTGCCACCGGGATCGACCTCATCATCGACGACACCCCCGAGGCGGTCATCCTCTCCGGCTTCAACCCGGTGCGCCGCGAGGTGGCAAAGCTCTCCCTGCAGAAGCTTATCGCCGACGGCCGCATCCATCCGGGGCGCATCGAAGAGGTGGTGGCAAAGGCAGAGGAGGAGATCGAGCAGGCGATGAAGGAGGCTGGTGATCAGGCCGCCTTCGACCTCGGCGTGCACGGCATCCACCCGGAGATCCTGAAGCTCATCGGGCGACTGAAGTACCGCACCTCCTACAGCCAGAACGTGTACCAGCACTCCCTCGAGGTCGCCTTCCTCTGTGGCATCATGGCGGCCGAGCTCGGCATAAACGTGAAACAGGCGAAGCGTGCCGGTCTTCTGCACGACCTCGGAAAAGCGGTCGACCACGAGATCGAAGGGTCCCATGCAGTCATCGGTGCCGAGATCGCCAAGAAGTACGGCGAGAGCCCGAAGATCGTGCACGCCATCATGGCGCACCACGAGGACGAAAAGCCGGCGTCTGTTCTGGCGATCCTCGTGCAGGCAGCGGACGCACTCTCCGGCGCACGCCCCGGCGCGCGTCGAGAGATGATGGAGACGTACGTGAAGCGCCTCGACGACCTCGAGCGCATCGCCACCTCCTTCGACGGCGTCACCAATTCCTTCGCCATCCAGGCAGGGCGCGAGATCCGCGTCATGGTGGCGAGCGAGCAGGTCTCCGACGAGCGCGCTCTCTTCCTCGCCAAAGATATTGCAAAGAAGATCGAGAACGAGATGACCTACCCCGGGCAGATCAAGGTGAACGTCATCAGGGAAACCAGGGCGACCGAATATGCCCGTTAAGCTCCTCTTTGTCGGGGACATCGTGGGGAAACCCGGTAGAGAAGCGCTCTCCCGGGAACTGCACCGTATCGTCGACCGGCACATGATCGACCTCGTGATCGCCAACGGCGAAAACGCCGCCGGAGGGTTCGGCCTGACGGTGGAGACGGCGAACGAGCTGTTCAAGTGCGGCA
The DNA window shown above is from Geomonas sp. RF6 and carries:
- the rny gene encoding ribonuclease Y: MSTYIMISIILVLVAGGAGYAVGNILRKRLSDSLVANAEVTAAKVVEDAKREAEVITKEAAVQAKDEVYQAKAEFERETKEKRRDLQALEKRLQQKEENLDKKADVLDQRDADFLKREQSMGQREQGLTVKQQELVQKEENLDVLVAEQRARLEQISGMTSAEAKKVLMDAMEDEAKLDAAKRIKLMEEEAKETADKKSKEILALAMQRYAGEYVAERSVSVVALPSDEMKGRIIGREGRNIRALEAATGIDLIIDDTPEAVILSGFNPVRREVAKLSLQKLIADGRIHPGRIEEVVAKAEEEIEQAMKEAGDQAAFDLGVHGIHPEILKLIGRLKYRTSYSQNVYQHSLEVAFLCGIMAAELGINVKQAKRAGLLHDLGKAVDHEIEGSHAVIGAEIAKKYGESPKIVHAIMAHHEDEKPASVLAILVQAADALSGARPGARREMMETYVKRLDDLERIATSFDGVTNSFAIQAGREIRVMVASEQVSDERALFLAKDIAKKIENEMTYPGQIKVNVIRETRATEYAR